The proteins below are encoded in one region of Clostridium fermenticellae:
- the fliI gene encoding flagellar protein export ATPase FliI translates to MINIDFDRISSGIGKINFLYSEGIVKQVIGLTIEVDGIKSFVGEVCTVYNEKNDPIPCQVVGFKENQVILMPLGELIGISPGCRVVPQGKPLSVRCSDELFGKVLDGLGNPFDSDEEIEYGELYEMDAEPPNPMKRRRIQNVIPTGVRAIDGFLTCGEGQRIGIFAGSGVGKSTTLGMIAKYAEADVNVIALIGERGREVKDFIEKDIGKEGMKKTVIVCATSDKPALVRLTGAFTATAIAEYFRDKGKKVILMMDSVTRFAMAQREVGLAIGEPPATKGYTPSVFAKLPRLMERSGMSDKGSITAFYTVLVDGDDFNEPIADAVRGILDGHIVLSRDLAGKNHYPAIDVLNSISRLMSEVASSEHKSAASLARDLLATYKNSEDLINIGAYVKGSNKKLDTAIQYYDKIIKYLRQDVNEHFLFDESVKSLINIFNS, encoded by the coding sequence ATGATTAATATAGATTTTGACAGGATAAGCAGTGGAATAGGTAAAATAAATTTTTTATACTCTGAAGGAATAGTAAAGCAGGTAATAGGTCTTACAATTGAAGTGGATGGAATAAAGTCTTTTGTTGGTGAAGTATGTACAGTATATAATGAAAAAAATGATCCTATTCCATGTCAGGTTGTTGGATTTAAAGAAAATCAGGTTATATTGATGCCGCTTGGTGAACTTATTGGTATATCCCCTGGCTGCAGAGTAGTGCCTCAAGGTAAGCCATTAAGTGTGAGATGCTCTGACGAACTCTTTGGCAAGGTATTGGATGGACTTGGAAATCCATTCGATAGCGATGAAGAGATAGAATATGGCGAGCTTTATGAAATGGATGCTGAACCGCCGAATCCAATGAAAAGGCGAAGAATACAGAATGTCATACCAACTGGTGTTAGAGCGATAGATGGATTTTTGACATGTGGTGAAGGACAAAGAATTGGAATATTTGCGGGAAGTGGTGTTGGTAAAAGTACAACCCTTGGAATGATAGCAAAATATGCTGAAGCAGATGTAAATGTAATAGCACTTATAGGTGAAAGAGGAAGAGAAGTTAAGGATTTTATAGAAAAAGATATAGGAAAAGAAGGAATGAAAAAAACTGTAATTGTATGTGCAACATCTGATAAACCAGCACTTGTCAGGCTTACAGGAGCCTTTACGGCAACAGCTATCGCAGAATATTTTAGGGACAAGGGTAAAAAAGTGATACTTATGATGGATTCAGTTACCAGATTTGCGATGGCTCAGAGAGAAGTTGGACTTGCAATTGGCGAACCGCCTGCGACTAAAGGATACACACCATCTGTATTTGCCAAACTTCCACGATTAATGGAAAGGTCAGGCATGTCTGATAAAGGATCGATAACAGCATTTTATACGGTGCTGGTTGATGGTGATGATTTTAATGAGCCTATAGCTGATGCAGTTAGAGGTATACTTGATGGACATATTGTGTTATCGAGGGATTTAGCTGGCAAGAATCATTATCCGGCTATAGATGTACTAAACAGTATAAGCAGACTTATGTCAGAAGTCGCAAGCAGTGAACACAAAAGTGCGGCTTCGCTTGCAAGGGATCTTTTAGCGACATATAAGAATTCAGAGGATTTGATAAATATAGGTGCCTATGTTAAAGGAAGCAATAAAAAATTAGATACGGCAATTCAATACTATGACAAGATTATAAAGTATTTAAGACAGGATGTTAATGAACATTTTTTATTTGATGAAAGTGTCAAGAGCTTGATAAATATTTTTAACAGTTGA
- a CDS encoding flagellar hook-length control protein FliK, with protein sequence MSAYVSNVTSQVNAAVNKASHGSLKASSSCSTSDKSFDSFMSKLSDQTSKTENVTSNDDKHSVNKVDNNKNSSSSNPDDDKKIELPEKIKTELKSIGATDEEIDNVKSLDDLKNLIEKKLLDSDNLQKLLTQGLTDTSTLGKLLTLFMPQENQTGIQDISDNIVNSLKTQINNIVKELSGGTQDDDKIAKLLDNLKNNIEKSIQTNTSNDDPVFKLLVTKNVEDKILNSLNGKLNEADFASILPKVKQELVSLLNDAAEDIKNQKVNNTDVLNNLISMIKEDHNSNNILSANYSTSDMLDSNNSNNSSDNKKENLSYTAQSKDDSFLTSLASKDDKNSSSISKAADFMTQFNNTVNNLNTDSVSQNIVINKTDLNNDIIKTLNYMESNDVKNLTVKINPRELGEVTIKLTMEAGQMKANITANTKDAYNLLNSNILDITSKLQNNDIKIQNISLGVYEDTTFFKDGSENRKNDNNQSENRRNSQNKLAGVNEEKEIDNFTPAQNNVNMLA encoded by the coding sequence ATGAGTGCATATGTTTCAAACGTTACTTCTCAAGTTAATGCTGCAGTTAACAAGGCATCGCATGGTAGTTTAAAAGCTTCTAGCAGTTGTTCAACATCTGATAAGAGTTTTGATAGTTTTATGTCTAAGTTAAGTGATCAGACTTCAAAGACTGAAAATGTCACTTCAAATGATGATAAACATTCTGTAAATAAAGTAGATAATAATAAGAATTCGAGCTCAAGTAATCCAGATGACGATAAAAAAATAGAACTACCAGAAAAAATTAAAACGGAACTTAAAAGTATAGGTGCAACTGATGAAGAAATAGATAATGTAAAATCACTGGATGACTTAAAGAATCTAATAGAAAAGAAACTTTTAGATTCAGATAATCTTCAAAAGTTATTGACTCAGGGACTTACAGATACTTCTACACTTGGTAAGCTTTTAACGCTATTTATGCCACAGGAAAATCAAACTGGCATACAGGATATTTCAGATAATATAGTTAACAGTTTAAAAACTCAAATTAATAATATTGTAAAAGAATTGTCTGGTGGAACTCAGGATGATGATAAGATTGCTAAATTGCTTGACAATCTTAAAAATAATATCGAAAAATCCATACAGACTAATACTTCTAATGATGATCCTGTATTTAAGCTTTTGGTCACGAAGAATGTTGAAGATAAAATATTGAATTCTTTAAATGGTAAATTAAACGAGGCAGATTTTGCATCGATACTTCCTAAGGTTAAGCAGGAATTGGTTTCATTATTAAATGATGCTGCAGAAGATATCAAAAACCAGAAGGTAAATAATACAGATGTTTTAAATAATTTAATTTCCATGATAAAAGAAGATCATAATTCAAATAATATTTTATCTGCTAATTACAGTACATCTGACATGCTTGATTCAAATAATTCAAATAATTCAAGCGACAATAAAAAAGAAAATTTGAGCTATACTGCCCAAAGTAAAGATGATAGTTTTTTAACTTCACTTGCATCTAAAGATGATAAAAATAGCAGCAGTATATCTAAGGCTGCTGATTTTATGACACAGTTTAACAATACGGTTAATAATCTAAATACTGATTCTGTTTCTCAAAATATAGTAATAAATAAAACTGATCTGAACAATGATATAATAAAAACTTTGAATTATATGGAATCAAATGACGTCAAAAATTTAACTGTAAAGATAAATCCTAGAGAACTAGGAGAAGTTACTATCAAACTTACTATGGAAGCCGGACAGATGAAAGCAAATATAACAGCAAATACAAAGGATGCTTATAATTTATTAAATTCAAATATTTTAGATATAACAAGTAAACTCCAAAATAATGATATAAAGATACAAAATATTTCACTTGGTGTATACGAAGATACAACATTTTTTAAAGATGGTTCAGAGAATAGAAAAAATGATAATAATCAAAGTGAAAACAGGAGAAATTCACAAAATAAGCTGGCAGGAGTAAATGAAGAAAAAGAAATTGACAATTTTACTCCGGCTCAAAATAATGTCAATATGCTTGCATAA
- the fliG gene encoding flagellar motor switch protein FliG: MLKENQKMTGVQKAAILFITLGPETAANIIKKLPDAEIQKITYEIANINSVGSEEKQGILEEFIQMNRAKDYLVEGGLDYAKNVLSKALGSQKAMEILDKVTEATQQFRPFAIARKADAHQLLNLISNEHPQAIALILCYLQSDKSGQILSALPEDVQSEVAYRIATMSSTSPNVVKEIEKVLDDKLSSVVKSDNKIIGGVQTIVDILNQVDRTTEKNITEGLEKEDAELAEKVKESMFVFEDIVTLDDVSIQRVLREVDNKELSLALKGSSEEVANCIYRNQSKRATAALKEDIEFLGPVRLMDVEKSQQKIVGIIRRLDEAGEIVISRGGEDAIIV; the protein is encoded by the coding sequence ATGTTGAAAGAGAATCAGAAAATGACAGGAGTTCAAAAAGCAGCCATATTGTTTATAACTCTTGGACCTGAAACAGCAGCAAATATAATAAAAAAACTTCCAGATGCTGAAATCCAAAAAATAACATATGAAATAGCTAATATAAATTCTGTTGGATCAGAAGAGAAACAAGGAATTCTTGAAGAATTTATACAGATGAATAGGGCAAAGGATTATTTGGTAGAAGGCGGCCTGGATTATGCTAAAAATGTATTATCAAAGGCGCTTGGAAGTCAAAAGGCAATGGAAATATTAGATAAGGTAACTGAGGCTACCCAGCAATTTAGACCATTTGCTATAGCTAGAAAGGCGGATGCCCACCAGCTCTTAAATTTAATTTCAAATGAGCATCCTCAAGCTATTGCTCTTATATTGTGTTATCTTCAGTCAGATAAATCTGGACAGATATTGTCTGCACTTCCAGAAGATGTTCAGTCTGAGGTCGCATATAGGATAGCGACAATGAGTAGTACATCACCTAATGTTGTAAAGGAAATTGAAAAGGTGCTTGATGATAAGCTTTCATCTGTTGTTAAATCTGATAATAAGATTATTGGTGGAGTTCAAACTATTGTAGACATACTAAATCAAGTTGATAGAACTACAGAAAAAAATATTACAGAGGGACTGGAAAAAGAAGATGCAGAATTAGCAGAGAAAGTAAAAGAATCGATGTTTGTATTCGAAGATATTGTTACACTTGATGATGTTTCAATTCAAAGAGTTCTTAGAGAAGTTGATAATAAAGAACTTTCACTTGCACTTAAAGGTTCTTCTGAAGAAGTTGCAAATTGTATATATAGAAATCAATCTAAGAGAGCAACTGCAGCACTCAAGGAGGATATAGAATTCTTAGGTCCTGTTAGACTTATGGATGTTGAAAAATCCCAGCAGAAGATTGTTGGTATAATAAGAAGACTTGATGAGGCTGGAGAGATAGTAATATCAAGAGGTGGCGAGGATGCGATCATCGTATAA
- a CDS encoding flagellar assembly protein FliH: protein MRSSYNIINGSNVVSDGCKNIITEFHEKVKSQQNKLADGNSKAIIESYDNLANTIIEGARKKRDEILSSAYNDLDSIKKDAYNKAYADGQKKGYDDAYNKAYEEGYKKNLDKALKEAEIIKNNTDNMIKTVIEQKDTYLKEKESIIKNLIMDCIENVLKREVKDKDSLNNVVFEALSEVKNTKVFVIKAKSMYCSEFKDKVDFLKEQIPFKGDVFIVPDDSMEDGTVIIERDNGKMKFGVDIAFKKIKELFKNED, encoded by the coding sequence ATGCGATCATCGTATAATATTATTAATGGTTCAAATGTTGTAAGTGATGGATGCAAAAATATAATTACTGAATTTCATGAAAAGGTAAAATCACAGCAAAATAAATTAGCAGATGGTAATTCGAAGGCTATAATAGAAAGCTATGATAATCTGGCAAATACAATTATTGAAGGCGCCAGAAAGAAGAGAGATGAAATACTTTCAAGTGCATATAATGATCTGGATAGTATAAAAAAAGATGCTTATAATAAAGCCTATGCTGATGGACAGAAAAAAGGCTATGATGATGCATACAATAAGGCTTATGAGGAAGGATATAAAAAAAATTTGGATAAGGCTCTAAAAGAAGCTGAAATTATTAAGAATAATACGGACAATATGATTAAAACTGTTATTGAGCAAAAAGATACTTATCTTAAAGAGAAGGAGTCTATAATAAAAAATCTTATAATGGATTGCATAGAGAATGTTTTAAAGAGAGAAGTTAAAGATAAGGATTCATTAAATAATGTAGTTTTTGAGGCATTATCCGAAGTTAAAAATACTAAAGTATTTGTAATTAAGGCAAAAAGCATGTATTGCAGTGAATTTAAAGATAAAGTTGATTTCTTAAAAGAACAAATTCCTTTTAAGGGTGATGTATTTATAGTACCGGATGATTCTATGGAAGATGGAACTGTGATTATAGAAAGAGACAATGGAAAAATGAAATTCGGGGTTGACATTGCTTTTAAAAAGATAAAGGAACTTTTTAAAAATGAGGATTAG
- the fliF gene encoding flagellar basal-body MS-ring/collar protein FliF has translation MGKLSQFFKNLIAKWKELSKRKKIAFGVIFAGIIAAVIFAGISLGTTKYAVLFSNLNSTDSANVYKQLQSDKVDAKVQGNSILVPKDQVDKVRMQVLSEVQITNGSQGFELLDKSSFGTTDEQMKITYQRALQGELERTIKGFSEVQDARVHLVIPDDTAFEKDTDPGSASVTLKLKPGQSLTKDQVKSVIALVSGAVKNVPAKNIQVMDDNMNLLSDDLYTDKNNGEQSTTSADKQQQLQKQYEENLQKRLQSMLETVYGKDKVKVTVNTELDFDDVQQDSTTYDPKSVIVSENDKKSTSNSGDNSGTSNSPVDNNMTNSTASSNGNNLSTSEETTKNYDVSKVEQKTIKAPGAVKRLTASVALDGNVDDATKTSIKNLAVSAIGYDDNRGDTISVEGIPFDTTLKDKARKDLDEMNKATEQAKKNKLYTIIGIIAAIVIAAAVGIFLWMRKNRREEEEAFDDEFGSTQSIDTIIGDDDMDTNEQPKFKPVEFEEENEQTHLENEIRKYAKDKPDQVVDVIKSWLAEDER, from the coding sequence ATGGGTAAGCTATCACAATTTTTTAAGAATTTAATAGCAAAATGGAAAGAGCTAAGTAAGAGAAAGAAGATAGCTTTTGGAGTGATATTTGCGGGGATAATAGCAGCAGTAATATTTGCAGGTATATCTTTAGGGACTACTAAATATGCGGTTTTGTTTTCAAACTTGAATTCTACGGATTCTGCTAATGTATACAAGCAGCTTCAATCGGATAAGGTTGATGCTAAGGTTCAGGGAAATTCCATACTGGTTCCAAAGGATCAAGTTGATAAGGTAAGAATGCAGGTTTTATCTGAGGTTCAAATTACAAATGGAAGTCAAGGCTTTGAATTGCTTGATAAAAGCAGCTTTGGAACGACTGATGAACAGATGAAAATAACTTATCAAAGAGCCCTTCAGGGAGAACTTGAAAGGACGATAAAGGGATTTTCAGAAGTGCAGGATGCCAGAGTTCATCTAGTTATTCCAGATGATACTGCTTTTGAAAAAGATACGGATCCTGGAAGCGCATCTGTAACACTTAAATTAAAACCGGGACAAAGCCTAACTAAGGATCAAGTTAAATCTGTAATAGCACTTGTTTCAGGGGCAGTTAAAAATGTACCGGCTAAAAATATACAGGTAATGGATGATAACATGAATTTGCTTTCTGACGATTTATATACTGATAAAAATAATGGAGAGCAGTCAACTACATCTGCAGATAAACAGCAGCAATTACAGAAACAGTATGAAGAGAATTTACAGAAAAGACTTCAAAGTATGCTTGAAACTGTATATGGAAAAGATAAGGTTAAGGTTACTGTCAATACTGAATTGGATTTTGATGATGTACAGCAGGATTCAACGACCTATGATCCTAAAAGTGTTATTGTAAGTGAAAATGACAAAAAAAGCACTTCTAATTCTGGCGATAATTCTGGGACTTCGAATAGTCCAGTAGATAATAATATGACTAATTCTACAGCTTCTAGTAACGGCAATAATTTATCTACAAGTGAAGAAACTACTAAAAATTATGATGTTTCTAAAGTTGAACAGAAGACAATAAAGGCACCAGGTGCTGTAAAAAGACTAACTGCATCTGTGGCATTAGATGGAAATGTTGATGATGCTACCAAAACGTCAATAAAGAATCTTGCTGTTTCGGCTATTGGATATGACGATAATAGAGGAGATACCATAAGTGTTGAAGGTATACCTTTTGATACGACATTGAAAGATAAAGCAAGAAAAGATTTAGATGAAATGAATAAAGCAACAGAACAGGCTAAGAAAAATAAACTGTATACTATAATTGGAATTATAGCAGCTATTGTTATAGCAGCAGCTGTTGGCATATTCTTATGGATGAGAAAGAACAGAAGAGAAGAGGAAGAGGCCTTTGATGATGAATTTGGATCTACTCAGTCAATTGATACAATTATAGGCGATGATGATATGGATACTAATGAACAACCTAAGTTTAAACCTGTTGAATTTGAGGAAGAAAATGAACAAACTCATCTTGAAAATGAAATAAGGAAATATGCAAAAGATAAGCCTGATCAGGTGGTAGATGTAATAAAATCATGGCTCGCAGAGGATGAGAGGTGA
- the fliJ gene encoding flagellar export protein FliJ, whose protein sequence is MKGYKFKLQKLLDIRLDMEEQSKRTFKEAQLEKLEVQNRLNSLKESYEKYRKLDNSETSVDMKIKHLYLNNITYMINSTNEVLAEKEKNLNEKRKDLKKRQVERKTVEVLKEKKQAAFDLKQKIIEQNMNDEFALYGYIRNLERR, encoded by the coding sequence ATGAAAGGATACAAATTTAAATTGCAGAAGCTTTTAGATATAAGGCTCGACATGGAAGAACAGAGTAAGAGGACGTTTAAGGAAGCTCAACTTGAAAAGCTAGAGGTTCAAAACAGGCTAAATTCTCTTAAGGAAAGTTATGAAAAATACAGAAAATTAGATAACAGCGAGACCTCAGTGGATATGAAAATAAAACATCTATATTTGAACAATATTACATATATGATAAATAGTACGAATGAAGTGCTTGCAGAAAAAGAGAAAAATCTTAATGAGAAGAGAAAAGATTTAAAAAAAAGACAAGTTGAAAGGAAGACTGTTGAAGTATTAAAGGAAAAAAAACAGGCAGCCTTTGATCTTAAACAGAAGATAATAGAGCAGAATATGAATGATGAATTCGCACTCTATGGATATATAAGAAATCTTGAAAGGAGGTGA
- the fliE gene encoding flagellar hook-basal body complex protein FliE, with protein sequence MIVNEFTPDSKVFDSIVSTSKDKTQDSTKDQVGFGDFLKEKLDEVNSKQLDADNTTQSFIDGDDVDIHKVMLDTEEAEMSLELAVQVRNKLLDAYQEINRTQL encoded by the coding sequence ATGATTGTGAATGAATTTACACCTGATAGTAAAGTTTTTGATAGTATTGTATCAACATCTAAAGATAAAACGCAGGACAGTACTAAAGATCAGGTTGGATTTGGGGACTTTTTAAAAGAAAAGTTGGATGAAGTAAATAGTAAGCAGCTTGATGCTGATAATACAACTCAAAGTTTTATTGACGGGGATGATGTTGATATACATAAAGTAATGCTTGATACTGAGGAGGCAGAGATGTCTTTAGAATTAGCAGTCCAGGTTAGGAATAAGTTATTGGATGCATATCAGGAGATAAATAGAACACAGTTATAG
- a CDS encoding flagellar hook-basal body protein has product MLPSMYSAISGLHANQKKLDVVGNNIANSSTTAFKSQSVTYEDVMSQTVASGSGASSSTGGINPQQIGMGVQVSSIDTDTTTGDMQPTNNPLDCMIDGKGYFVVGTGQLPEDSSSTDAGTIGQEDEATHLITPNSVDVTYTRDGSFKLDPQGNLHTASGLRVYGYPNTNAVITYSTDTNTQHTVDVTNDGTAEISGDALVPMVIPDYLSIDGEKYPVTQVSIGNTGLITATCNSKSVVLGQLAEVSFSNEKGLSKMGNNTYSISASSGNAILRNREGADAANINSGEYGSILSNKLEASNVDLATQFTDMIVASRAFEANGKIITTDDSILETLVNLKR; this is encoded by the coding sequence ATGTTACCATCAATGTATTCAGCAATTAGCGGACTTCATGCCAATCAAAAAAAACTGGATGTCGTAGGAAATAATATAGCAAATTCATCAACTACTGCATTTAAAAGTCAGAGCGTTACATATGAAGATGTTATGAGCCAGACAGTGGCCAGCGGCAGTGGTGCAAGCAGTTCAACTGGAGGAATAAATCCCCAGCAGATAGGTATGGGTGTGCAGGTTTCAAGTATAGACACTGATACTACAACAGGAGATATGCAGCCAACTAACAATCCACTCGATTGTATGATAGATGGAAAAGGTTATTTTGTAGTTGGCACAGGTCAATTACCCGAAGATAGTTCAAGCACAGATGCTGGAACAATAGGACAGGAGGATGAAGCTACTCATTTAATAACACCAAATTCAGTTGATGTAACTTATACGAGAGATGGATCATTTAAACTTGATCCACAGGGAAATTTGCATACGGCATCCGGACTCAGAGTTTATGGCTATCCTAATACTAATGCTGTTATAACTTATTCTACAGATACTAATACTCAGCATACAGTTGATGTTACAAATGATGGAACAGCTGAAATAAGTGGAGATGCCTTAGTGCCTATGGTTATACCAGATTATCTTAGTATAGATGGTGAAAAATATCCTGTTACTCAGGTATCAATAGGAAATACTGGTTTGATAACGGCAACTTGTAATTCAAAAAGTGTAGTATTAGGTCAACTTGCAGAGGTGTCCTTTAGTAATGAAAAAGGTCTTTCAAAGATGGGAAATAATACTTACAGTATTTCTGCAAGCTCGGGAAATGCTATTCTTAGGAATAGAGAAGGTGCGGATGCAGCTAATATAAACAGCGGTGAGTATGGAAGCATATTATCTAATAAACTTGAAGCATCAAATGTTGATTTAGCCACCCAGTTTACAGATATGATAGTTGCAAGCAGAGCGTTTGAAGCTAATGGAAAGATTATAACAACAGATGACTCAATACTTGAAACTCTAGTAAATTTAAAGAGATAG
- the flgC gene encoding flagellar basal body rod protein FlgC, whose product MLKSFDTLRISASGLSAERLSMDTIASNIANVDTTRGADGKPYRRKIAVFQENLNQELDKNTDTYKNELMGVKAVGIVDDNSPLKRVYDPSNPDADSDGYVSKPNVNVLNEMADMMVATRTYEANVTAIDSEKSMFSKALEIGR is encoded by the coding sequence TTGCTTAAATCTTTTGATACACTTAGGATAAGTGCTAGTGGACTCTCAGCTGAGAGACTCAGTATGGATACAATAGCATCTAATATAGCTAATGTGGATACTACAAGGGGAGCTGATGGAAAACCTTACAGGAGAAAAATAGCTGTATTCCAGGAAAATTTGAATCAAGAATTGGATAAAAATACTGATACATATAAAAATGAATTAATGGGAGTAAAAGCTGTTGGCATAGTTGATGATAATTCTCCGCTTAAAAGGGTTTATGATCCTTCGAACCCGGATGCAGATTCAGATGGATATGTTTCTAAACCTAATGTTAATGTATTAAACGAAATGGCAGATATGATGGTTGCAACCAGGACATATGAAGCTAATGTAACTGCAATAGATTCAGAAAAAAGTATGTTTTCAAAGGCACTTGAAATTGGAAGGTAG
- a CDS encoding flagellar hook assembly protein FlgD encodes MTAVTAADNTTTINDRLSQLSSNSSSTSKDENLFLKILAAELQNQDPTNAKDGTEYVSQMAQFSELQQMANLNTTLKMSSANSLIGNIVVLNKLDQNGNYYAGKVMDIIKNGDEIDLDVIVGQIKDSDGNLQNDVRTFTLDNVQAVGRKDDTGTSGTNMDLLNAAALIGKMVTLSDTDDNNNNYTGTIKSISKESDGIKVNVQMSTGETKEFSIDDITSVSDS; translated from the coding sequence ATGACAGCGGTGACTGCTGCGGATAATACTACAACTATAAATGATAGATTAAGTCAATTGTCATCCAATTCAAGCAGCACAAGTAAGGATGAAAATTTATTTTTAAAAATACTTGCTGCAGAACTTCAAAATCAGGACCCGACTAATGCAAAAGATGGTACTGAATATGTATCTCAGATGGCACAATTTTCAGAACTTCAGCAGATGGCTAATTTAAATACTACGTTAAAGATGTCAAGCGCAAACTCTCTTATTGGAAATATAGTAGTTTTAAACAAATTAGATCAGAATGGAAATTATTATGCTGGTAAAGTAATGGATATAATAAAAAACGGCGATGAAATTGATCTTGATGTAATTGTGGGTCAGATAAAAGATAGTGATGGAAACCTTCAAAACGATGTTAGAACATTTACATTAGATAATGTACAGGCAGTTGGAAGGAAAGATGATACTGGTACATCAGGTACCAATATGGATCTTTTGAATGCAGCTGCACTCATCGGGAAAATGGTTACTTTAAGTGACACTGATGACAATAATAATAATTATACTGGAACAATAAAGAGTATATCGAAAGAATCAGACGGTATAAAAGTCAATGTACAAATGAGTACGGGCGAAACCAAAGAATTTTCAATTGATGATATAACATCAGTAAGTGATTCATAA
- the flgB gene encoding flagellar basal body rod protein FlgB → MNISNLTKDQQVYNLLKEGLDAASERSEVSANNIANVNTKGYKRKYVTFEENLQKSENKIDLKKTDEKHMSLNNGNGDIEVKTDGSTSIKEDGNNVDIENEEVNQAANALMYNALITQVNARISQEKYVIDGK, encoded by the coding sequence TTGAATATAAGTAATTTGACAAAAGATCAACAAGTGTATAATTTACTAAAAGAAGGTCTTGATGCAGCGTCTGAAAGAAGTGAAGTATCTGCAAATAATATTGCAAATGTAAATACTAAAGGGTATAAGCGGAAATATGTTACATTTGAAGAAAATTTACAAAAAAGTGAAAATAAAATTGATTTGAAAAAAACAGATGAAAAACATATGTCATTAAATAATGGTAATGGCGATATAGAAGTTAAAACAGATGGCAGTACAAGTATTAAGGAAGACGGAAATAATGTGGATATAGAAAATGAAGAAGTAAATCAAGCTGCAAATGCTCTTATGTACAATGCACTTATAACACAAGTAAATGCTAGAATTTCTCAGGAAAAATATGTTATAGATGGAAAGTAA
- a CDS encoding TIGR02530 family flagellar biosynthesis protein produces MGYRVIDGKVHITWNFEPYNKEINTQTKESKRTSFDEILNKKVREKDGFVISNHAALRLRERNINFNESDMKSINEGINKAEAKGCKQALILYKDTALVTSIKNRTIITAVNSKDNGENVFTNIDSAVIL; encoded by the coding sequence ATGGGATATAGAGTTATTGATGGAAAGGTCCATATTACATGGAATTTCGAACCTTATAATAAGGAAATCAACACTCAAACAAAAGAATCCAAGCGTACTTCATTTGATGAAATATTAAACAAAAAAGTAAGGGAGAAAGATGGATTTGTGATATCAAATCATGCAGCTTTAAGACTTAGAGAAAGAAATATAAATTTCAATGAAAGTGATATGAAAAGTATTAATGAAGGAATTAATAAAGCTGAAGCAAAAGGCTGCAAACAAGCTTTGATATTATACAAGGATACTGCACTTGTAACTTCTATAAAAAATAGAACTATAATAACAGCCGTTAACAGTAAAGATAACGGAGAAAATGTGTTTACAAATATTGATAGTGCAGTTATTTTATAA